TGGGGGGCCAAGCGGGAACTTCCAGGCCCAGTGCGGGTAGCGGTGCTGACGCAGTTTGCGCGCACCTACGGCATCGACGTCAGCGAAGCGGAGAAGCCGCTGGCGGATTACGTCAGTATCGACGATTTTTTCACCCGGCGGTTGCGTAACAGCGTGCGTCCCATTGATCAGGCGCCAAACACGGTGATCTCGCCCGCGGACGGAACGGTGGTCGAATGCGGGTTGGCCGAAGATGGCCAATTGATCCAGGCCAAGGGTGTTCGCTTTACGCTGGACGAGCTGCTCGACGATGTCGCGCTGGCCGATCGGCTTCGCGGTGGGGCCTACTTGACGACTTATCTGTCGCCGCGCGATTACCACCGGGTGCACACGCCGACGGCCGGCGGCGTGGTCGGATGGCGCCATATTCCCGGGCTACTGTTTCCCGTCAACGCCGGCAGCGTTCGCCGCGAGCCCGGCCTGTTCGTCCGCAACGAACGGTTCATCAGCGTCATCGAA
This is a stretch of genomic DNA from Polyangia bacterium. It encodes these proteins:
- the asd gene encoding archaetidylserine decarboxylase (Phosphatidylserine decarboxylase is synthesized as a single chain precursor. Generation of the pyruvoyl active site from a Ser is coupled to cleavage of a Gly-Ser bond between the larger (beta) and smaller (alpha chains). It is an integral membrane protein.) is translated as MLTQFARTYGIDVSEAEKPLADYVSIDDFFTRRLRNSVRPIDQAPNTVISPADGTVVECGLAEDGQLIQAKGVRFTLDELLDDVALADRLRGGAYLTTYLSPRDYHRVHTPTAGGVVGWRHIPGLLFPVNAGSVRREPGLFVRNERFISVIEGAAGLSAVVMVAAVGVGHVTASYDADVATHGQPFQRAGIRHRQYSAPRPIALGGELGIFHMGSTTIALFEPRRVTLDALPAGSSTKMGLRVGGIAARRPGSES